One Gemmatimonadota bacterium genomic region harbors:
- a CDS encoding NAD-dependent epimerase/dehydratase family protein, producing the protein MRVFLTGGTGLVGSHTAERLLERGHQVVGLVRPGSERSHLESLGAALVEGDITDAPARLAGGMEGCDAVVHAAALVFRRASWQHYEAVNVQGTENVLRAAGLARASRVVHVSSVAVYRGLIGRARIREEDWRSGEVPARDVYARSKRRAEEVAWQLHQQGVVRLSTVRPSVIYGERDRLFTPILARLVSLPLLPAPAGGHAALPVVYAGNVADGVVAALERDAAVGRAYNLSEDARLTLRELVTGFGVALGRTPRLLPVPGAALLVLAWAVDALLSLIPGAAPNLRRGARLLLHGNPYVAERARRELGWGARVRPAEALARTAAWYCGAGVLPRRRGVRPRRRE; encoded by the coding sequence ATGAGAGTTTTTCTGACCGGCGGCACGGGACTGGTCGGCTCGCATACCGCCGAGCGGCTGCTCGAGCGCGGCCACCAGGTCGTGGGGCTGGTGCGGCCCGGCAGTGAGCGGAGTCACCTCGAGTCGCTGGGCGCGGCACTGGTCGAAGGCGACATCACGGATGCGCCGGCGCGGCTGGCCGGCGGAATGGAAGGGTGTGATGCCGTGGTTCATGCCGCGGCGCTGGTCTTTCGCCGCGCGTCCTGGCAGCACTACGAGGCAGTCAATGTCCAGGGCACGGAGAACGTGCTGCGGGCGGCGGGGCTGGCGCGGGCGTCGCGCGTGGTCCACGTTTCGAGTGTGGCCGTCTACCGCGGGCTGATCGGCCGGGCGCGTATAAGGGAAGAGGACTGGCGATCGGGTGAGGTGCCGGCGCGGGACGTCTACGCGCGGTCGAAGCGGCGGGCGGAGGAGGTGGCCTGGCAGCTCCACCAGCAGGGTGTTGTCCGGCTCAGCACGGTGCGACCTTCGGTCATCTATGGCGAGCGAGACCGCCTCTTCACCCCCATCCTCGCGCGCCTGGTTTCGCTGCCGCTCCTGCCCGCGCCGGCCGGTGGGCACGCCGCGTTGCCGGTGGTGTACGCGGGCAACGTTGCGGACGGCGTGGTAGCGGCACTCGAGCGCGATGCGGCCGTGGGGCGGGCGTACAACCTGAGTGAGGACGCGCGGCTTACCCTGCGGGAGCTGGTCACCGGTTTCGGGGTGGCGCTGGGCCGCACGCCGCGACTGCTCCCTGTGCCTGGCGCCGCGCTGCTTGTTCTGGCGTGGGCTGTGGACGCGCTGCTGAGCCTGATTCCTGGGGCGGCGCCGAACCTGCGCCGCGGCGCGCGGCTGCTGCTGCACGGCAACCCGTACGTGGCGGAGCGCGCTCGCCGCGAGTTGGGCTGGGGCGCGCGGGTGAGGCCGGCCGAGGCACTGGCGCGAACGGCGGCGTGGTATTGCGGCGCGGGCGTGCTGCCCCGGCGGCGGGGTGTGCGGCCGCGGCGGCGCGAGTAG
- a CDS encoding zinc ribbon domain-containing protein — MKCPSCRTESSGAYCAHCGAPLRGARCTQCNTELLPGARYCTRCGAAVRAAPSRLPWVIAGAALVALTIALLLPALRSDPAEDGRGLATPSGPASPTPLPGAAPPLTGTPREQADRLFNRIMRAREAGDSAQVAFFLPMAIAAYRQAGELDDDAHYHLSELELTAGDAAAALATAQRILSGYPQHLLGLAAAAQAAGAAGDREAARRYHQQLLAAYDAEISRPRPEYREHAAILPSYRTAAERFLGR, encoded by the coding sequence ATGAAATGTCCCTCCTGCCGCACGGAGAGCTCGGGCGCGTACTGCGCCCACTGCGGCGCGCCGCTGCGGGGCGCGCGCTGCACGCAATGCAATACGGAGCTGCTCCCCGGAGCCAGGTACTGCACGCGCTGCGGCGCCGCGGTCCGCGCCGCCCCCTCGCGCCTCCCCTGGGTGATTGCTGGGGCCGCCCTCGTCGCCCTCACCATCGCCCTGCTCCTGCCGGCGCTGCGCTCCGACCCGGCGGAGGACGGACGCGGGTTGGCTACACCCTCCGGTCCGGCCAGCCCCACTCCACTCCCGGGTGCCGCGCCGCCACTCACCGGCACGCCGCGCGAGCAGGCGGACCGCCTCTTCAACCGCATCATGCGGGCACGCGAGGCCGGCGATTCCGCTCAGGTCGCCTTCTTCCTGCCCATGGCCATCGCCGCCTACCGCCAGGCCGGCGAGCTTGACGACGACGCACACTACCACCTGAGCGAGCTCGAGCTCACCGCCGGCGACGCGGCCGCGGCACTCGCCACCGCACAACGCATCCTGTCCGGCTACCCGCAGCATCTGCTGGGACTGGCCGCAGCCGCCCAGGCCGCTGGCGCCGCCGGAGACCGCGAGGCAGCGCGCCGCTACCACCAGCAGTTGCTGGCCGCCTACGACGCCGAGATCAGCCGGCCCCGGCCCGAGTATCGGGAGCACGCAGCAATCCTCCCCAGCTACCGCACCGCAGCCGAGCGATTCCTGGGGCGATAG
- a CDS encoding peptidase M14 — translation MQHRTGARRASILWLLVAAACAPRPGALRPDPVVAVPAPASHLGFEVGADRKLADWNQITSYLTALAQVSPRVRLDTLGETTLGRPFLMATISSPATLARLDSYREIQRQLADPRLLPSEGEAERLIAQGKTVVLITASIHSTEVGGSQVPLRIAHRLASSSAPAELEILENTIVLLVPSLNPDGVDLVGDWYESTLGQPWEGASPPFLYHHYVGHDNNRDWYAFTQRETQLTVERVHNVWRPQIVHDIHQMGSRGARIFFPPYIDPIEPNVDPLLVAGVNQLGSFMAASLTAAGKRGVVGNAIYDAWTPARAYSHYHGGVRILSETASANLASPIRVPFDSLQPGRNYDARQASWNFPEPWPGGEWRLADIVDYMEAGAFALLTHAARHRAEWLRAFLEVGERAVGGWPVWPAAWLIPAEQENPAALNELLRILVTADVEVHRAGVPFRARVNGPAAAGRRRSIGVETEAAGPAREFPAGTYVVPMGQPYAAFAQAMLERQEYPDLRLYPGGPPKRPYDVTAHTLPLLLGVQAVAAESVEPGVDQLALSEPVAAPEVRRFAPGLTRREGGGGRTVAAAAPLRIGLYQSYAPSMDEGWTRWLLEAYSVPYKSLHDSDIRAGQLGRSWDVVILASQSPADLVQGRRAGSVPPQYAGGLGGEGVAALAAFVQEGGTLVTLEEASRFALEHLQLPLRDVVAGLPAADFFIPGSILRLELDGAHALAAGMPEGTIAWYGEESLAFEATAPQARIVGRYGSGDPLLSGWALGRERVAGRGALAEVEVGAGRVILFGFRPQYRGQSMATFPLFFNALAAPRRGPGVPASWDSFSW, via the coding sequence GTGCAGCACCGCACTGGCGCTCGACGCGCCTCGATCCTCTGGCTACTCGTAGCGGCGGCGTGTGCCCCGCGACCGGGGGCGCTGCGGCCGGATCCGGTCGTGGCCGTGCCGGCGCCCGCTTCGCACCTGGGGTTCGAAGTAGGGGCGGACCGCAAGCTGGCGGACTGGAACCAGATCACGTCGTACCTGACGGCGCTGGCACAGGTCAGTCCGCGCGTGCGGCTCGACACCCTGGGCGAGACGACACTGGGCCGCCCGTTCCTCATGGCCACGATCTCCAGCCCGGCGACCCTGGCGAGATTGGACAGCTACCGCGAGATCCAGCGCCAGCTCGCAGACCCGCGCCTCCTCCCGTCGGAGGGTGAAGCCGAGCGCCTGATCGCCCAGGGGAAGACGGTGGTTCTGATCACGGCTTCGATCCACTCGACCGAGGTGGGAGGCTCCCAGGTCCCTCTGCGCATTGCTCACCGGTTGGCCAGCTCGAGCGCCCCCGCGGAGCTCGAGATCCTGGAGAATACGATCGTGCTGCTCGTACCCTCGCTCAACCCGGACGGCGTCGACCTGGTAGGGGACTGGTACGAGAGCACGCTGGGACAGCCCTGGGAGGGCGCGTCTCCTCCCTTCCTGTACCACCATTATGTGGGCCACGACAACAACCGCGACTGGTACGCGTTCACGCAGCGTGAGACACAGCTCACGGTGGAGCGGGTGCACAACGTCTGGCGTCCGCAAATCGTACACGACATCCACCAGATGGGCTCGCGCGGCGCCAGGATCTTCTTTCCCCCCTACATCGACCCCATCGAGCCCAATGTGGACCCGCTACTGGTGGCGGGCGTGAACCAGTTGGGGAGCTTCATGGCGGCGAGTCTGACGGCGGCCGGCAAGCGCGGCGTGGTGGGGAACGCGATCTACGACGCCTGGACGCCGGCGCGCGCATACTCGCATTATCATGGGGGCGTACGCATCCTCTCGGAAACCGCCTCTGCCAACCTGGCCTCGCCCATCCGGGTGCCCTTCGATTCGCTACAGCCCGGCCGCAATTACGACGCGCGCCAGGCCAGCTGGAATTTCCCCGAGCCATGGCCAGGCGGGGAGTGGCGGCTGGCGGACATCGTCGACTACATGGAGGCGGGGGCGTTTGCCCTGCTGACCCACGCGGCCCGGCACCGGGCGGAGTGGCTGCGCGCGTTCCTGGAAGTTGGAGAGAGGGCTGTGGGCGGCTGGCCTGTTTGGCCCGCCGCGTGGCTGATTCCCGCAGAACAGGAAAACCCCGCCGCACTGAACGAGCTGCTCCGCATCCTGGTGACGGCCGATGTGGAAGTGCACCGCGCGGGTGTGCCCTTCCGTGCACGGGTGAACGGCCCGGCTGCGGCAGGGCGAAGGCGGAGCATCGGCGTGGAAACGGAAGCAGCCGGCCCGGCCCGGGAGTTTCCGGCCGGCACCTACGTGGTCCCGATGGGACAGCCTTACGCGGCATTCGCCCAGGCGATGCTGGAACGCCAGGAATATCCCGACCTGAGACTCTATCCGGGTGGCCCGCCCAAACGTCCCTACGACGTCACGGCACACACGCTCCCGCTCCTGCTCGGCGTGCAGGCTGTGGCAGCGGAAAGCGTCGAACCCGGCGTCGACCAGCTAGCCCTCTCGGAACCGGTCGCGGCTCCCGAGGTGAGGCGCTTCGCGCCCGGGTTGACCCGCCGGGAGGGGGGTGGGGGGCGTACCGTGGCAGCAGCCGCGCCGCTGCGCATAGGCCTCTATCAGAGTTACGCCCCCTCCATGGACGAGGGCTGGACGCGCTGGCTGCTGGAGGCCTACAGCGTCCCATATAAGTCGTTGCACGACAGTGACATACGGGCTGGCCAGCTGGGCCGTTCGTGGGACGTGGTGATCCTGGCCTCGCAATCCCCAGCAGATCTGGTGCAGGGCCGGCGCGCGGGGAGTGTGCCGCCGCAGTATGCGGGTGGGCTGGGTGGCGAGGGCGTGGCCGCATTGGCGGCGTTCGTACAGGAGGGCGGCACGCTGGTGACGCTGGAGGAGGCCAGCCGTTTTGCCCTCGAGCACCTGCAACTGCCGTTGCGGGACGTGGTGGCAGGCCTGCCAGCGGCCGATTTCTTCATTCCTGGGTCGATCCTGCGGCTGGAGTTGGATGGCGCGCACGCGCTGGCCGCGGGCATGCCGGAAGGGACGATTGCCTGGTATGGTGAGGAGAGCCTGGCCTTCGAGGCAACGGCGCCGCAGGCCCGCATTGTGGGCCGGTACGGTTCGGGCGATCCGCTGCTGAGCGGCTGGGCCTTGGGCCGCGAGCGGGTCGCCGGCAGGGGAGCGCTGGCGGAGGTCGAGGTTGGCGCGGGCCGCGTGATCCTCTTCGGCTTCCGGCCGCAGTATCGGGGTCAGAGCATGGCGACTTTCCCCCTCTTCTTCAACGCCCTCGCTGCTCCCCGGCGTGGGCCGGGCGTGCCGGCGTCCTGGGACTCATTTTCGTGGTAG